The genome window CTGAAACCAGCCAGTTCTTCAGACTTGTTAGGGCTCCGATTGGTAAAAAGCCCTCGACGCCTGGCGGACGAGAAACCAATGGCGCGGGTGCACCGCTTTCAACCGCGCTTACAAAAATTCCGAAACGGATGCCAATACCGACTACCCAAAACATAAAGCACCACTGCACAGCGGTGCGAATGGTACTGGCTGATTTTATTGAAATTCCATCCATCTGCTTGATTCTCCACGTGTATCAATTGGTTTTTACCGAAACAGTCTTCTCATCCTGTTCATGTGAGACTAGAATGCCTGCCAGATGAACCAGGCTCCGGCCAGGGAGATAATGCAACCGCTTGCCTTCCTGCTCCAGTTCGAAAAGTTGATCACACCACGATTTTTGGCAAATGCTTCCACAAAACCGGTAAACGTCCCTGCTGCGAGCATCAGTAGGCAATGGCCGACAGCATAGCTGAACATCAGCATGATGCCGTAGAGTACCTGACCCTTGCCGGTGACGACGGTCAGCAGTACGACCATTACCGGCGTGGCACAGGGAGAGGATACAAGGCCAAAGAACAGGCCAAGCATGAACGCGCCAATGATGCCCCCCTGCTTCGGTTTGAAGTCGCGCTTTATCGGCAGGCGCAGGTCATACAGCCCCATCAGTTGACCACCCATTACCAGAGCCACAGCGCCGGCGGCGGCATACCACCATCCATCGACCACCCCGAAAACCGTGCCCAGCAATCCGGCGGCAGCGCCGAAGGCGGTGAAGGTGAGCGACAATCCAACAATGAACATCAGGGAGTAGCGGAACGCCTTCCAGCGGTCGCCATCGCTGTAGCCGCCGACAAAACCTACCACCAGCGGGATGGTGCTGAGCACACAGGGTGAGGCCGAAGACACGACGCCTGCCAGAAAGACTGCGCCGAAGGCCAGCAGCGGATAGGCTGCAATGATCTGCTCTATGTTCTCCACGAAGGTCACTTGAGCCCTGCCGATTTCAATCCTTTTATGATCCCTTCTTTGTCCATAAAACCGGTGTGACGTTGTACCTCTTTCCCTTGCGGGTTGATGAATATCTGGGTGGGTAGCATCTGAACGCGGAATTTTTGTGCCATTGCCTGGTCAGAACGTACGTCGATGAAGAGGATATTGGCCCGTCCCCGATATTCATTGGACAGTGATTCCAGATATGGCGCCATTTTCTTGCAGACGTTGCAGGTGCGCAGGCCGAAATCAATCAGCGTCGGTTTGCTGGACGACAGGGCCTGATTGACGGCTGTCGCGGTAGCTGCAGGGAGTTCCGCATTGGCTACGCCGGCAAACAGCAATAACATGGTAATTATTGTAACGATTGGCTTCATAGTAATTCCTTGATTGCGGCGACAGACAGCAGCTCGCTTGAGGATTTGACCTGGCCGTCGATGACCAGTGCCGGCGGACTGAGAATGCCGTATTTCAACATTGTTGCAATGCCCTCGACTTTAACCACCTCACCAGTCTTGCCGCTTTCAGCAAGAGCTTTCTTCGTGTTCTCATAAAGGGTAATGCAATCGACGCAACCAGTGCCTAGCACTTCTATTTTCATTGCGGTTTCTCCTTATTGGTCACATATCAATAGTCCACGATGTGGTACTCGCAGTAAAATGCTGCCTGGCGGGGTGTTATCCCTGCCAGGCAGCAATCCGATGATATCAAGTCAAATCTGATACACCTCTCATAACGTCAGTGTTTAGAGTGCGCTGACTCTTTTTTATGAGCGTAATGTTTTTCGAGTTTTCCATGTTCACCATGTGCGCCTTCCTTGGCGGTTGCGTCCTGATGAAGCCGTTCCACATAATGGGTGTAGGCGACATACGCTTCCACAAATTCACGCCCTTGGGCAATACTCTCATCTTTATGCTTGTATGTTGCCGCTGCATGCTCATAACGCGTCTTGATCCCACCAGCAATGTCATCGCTGATTAGCTTCACCAGTTCTTCGGCTGAGCCGCTTGCCAATGCTTTGTCCGCTTCGGCAACGGCCGGTTCAACTGCTCCGGCAGGTTTCAGCCCGGTAAAGGAGGCACCTTCACCGGCACGATGGATTTTGACAAGGGTTGCAAAGAACTTGTGTTCCGTTTTTTCCTGGTTCTTTGACTTGTCTGCCAGCACCTTGTTAAAAGCGGTTTTCACCGCTTTTTCATCCTGGGGTTTTACCCATTTGAGGATGGGGGTGATGTCCCTGGCGTCGATTGCTTTTCTGGCGTCTTGAATGACCGGCCCGTCAAGGGTGTCACAATGGGCAGCCGCATTGCGCGGGGTGGTAATAATAAGTGCTGTAATTGCCGCTATCCCTGACAGGCTGATTTTAATAAAGTTAGCGAATCTCATGGTTAATTCTCCTCTGAAACTATGGTTTGATGGTTGATTATGGTAATTTCGGGCGAATCTGCACGGAGCTGTCAATCCTGCTTTACAGCGATGTAAACACTTCTTGACAGTTGTAGATCAAACGATATTTTTGGGAGGGATTTCAATGAGCGCGGCATAGCCCGGCAACAAAGCGCCTTTGTATGAAGCCGTAAGGGAGGCAATGCTCTGAGTATGCTTGACGACACTTCCGGGCACGGTGTCGCACGGAGCGTCAAGTTCATGGCAGTGGGGGATCTGCTCGTGACCATCCGTGGATTCATGGTCGGCAGCAGCGTCCGTATGGGCGCAGCTCGATGCCGCGTGACCGGCGGCGCTGGTCTGCAGATGGTCAGCGACGTAGAAAGCCCCGGAAATCGGAAGGCAGAGCTGCACCAGAAGCAGTACAATCGTCAGAATCTTTATGTGTCTACCAGAAAAATCCATAGCAAATTTCCACTTTGAAATGTGATCCGGTAAAATGCCTCGAAATATGCCGTTGCAGCAGATCATATCAACCTGGCAGCTTTGCTTCGCAGATAGCCAACCGCTCCTTCAACTCCTTCTCCTTTTTCCATCGTTCAGTCACGTCCCGCATGATCGAGGCACAACCTGCCATAACACCATCTTCATCTCGCAGCAGTACCATGCTGAATTCCAAGGAAACACGGGCGCCATCTTTACGAACACCTGGTGATGATAGCAGGCCGGTTTTGTATTTCGTCTCTCCGGTTGCCATCACCCGCCAATATCCTTCCCAATGCCGACCGCGCAAATTTTCAGGGATAATCAGATCAAGTGACTGACCTATTGCTTCGGCGGCGGTATGACCAAACATCTGCTCTGCCCCGCTGTTCCAGTAACGGATCACCCCTTTCTGATCAGAGACAAGAATCGCATCCGGTGCATCGTTGACCAACTGGTTCAATAACCTGTCCATATTTCCTCCCACGTTTTTCCTGAATTATGATTATAAGTTACAGCAATAGTGTGTACGGATGATTGACCTATATCAAGAATAAGTTGAAATCTTCAAATACAAACTGGTTCAAGCTTTAGAGTAAATCACGTATTACTTAACCATTAGAAGATCCTCCAAACTAAACTTACTGGTTGCATCTATTTTGGCAATTATGTTGTTTTCCTTGTCAACCACATAAATCCACACATAATCTGTTCCAGGTGGCACTGACCACCTAGCGCTTTTGTGTTCCCAATCAAGCCAAATCGGTGGCGCGTTGCTCCATTGCAAGGAGCGTTTTGCACTCCCTTCCATAAATTTGGGGACAGCGCTTAAATTGGGAATCATCACTATACTGACTTTTTCGTGGAGGTAGGAACCCTGTATCACTGTTGTCACTTTTTTTGCCCTTTCGAAGCCCTTCCTAGTCATGCTTATAGCAATAAGATATTTTTTGTTGTTATGGAATAGCGACTCCCTGTTTAATAGCTTTCCATACTGATCAGTCGTATCCAGCGCGGGAAACGTGTCATAGCCAAATACAGGCTGGTGGATAATAAACGTGATTAATACCATCAAGCACCATTTAAATTTCACAACAAACTCTCCAATATAACGTTTTACAAATATTTTTCATTTACTAGTTGATAAATTAATTCATTACTATCAATTTAATTGCGCACCAAGTAAACAGACTTTAACAGTTATCTATAAATCTTTGTCGTATGTTTTCCGAAACAATACAGGTTCTATATGCAATTTGCTGATTATTTCTTTTAGCTTTTCTTTTGCAAACTGAAACTCTTCTGATGCAATGCTATACTCATTCCAGGCATCTTTCAGTTCTATTTTGCTTTCTACTTGGTCATATGCTCCTTTTATACAAATGCTTTGCAGTAATAGATTATATCGTTTTGTTTCGAACAGCCAACAGGCTAACGCAGCTTGTGTGATATTACATGCATTCAGGAACTCCATCATCTCTTCTGGTTCTTCAATCTGGTCAGCAATTTTACGGATATATGCACGGGCATTTGCTGGATCCCTAAACCATAAATCATCTACGTTCATAGCAAGTAAATCCTCTATACAATCTGTCTGGAGTTTGCCTGATCCTATTTTGATATTTTTGTATACATGATACAGCAATCTTTCTAATCACTCTAAATCTTGTGTAATTTCAACAGTACAAAACAACAATATTTGAAAACACTCTTCACAAGTTGCTTAAATAGCAAGCCGCAAACGAATTACGGAATTCTTTTCATACTTATTAATAAGTGGACTCGGAATATTATGGACGCTTCAAATTGTAACTCTACTGCTTCTCACTAACAGCTTGTCAAAGACATCAGGCTTGGTCTAATCCCCCTTTACGTTGCAGAAGATCACAATGTGCAGCAAATACCCATGCGAATCTGAATAAGCATCTTTATCGCTCGTCTCTCACCTGAGCCTCTTCCTGAACCGAAGGGAGCTGGTCGTTATGACTACTACACCAAGCAAAAGAAGGGCAGCCATCTGTGGCCAGAGAATATCGATCCCGTTCCCTTTGAGGAAGATCCCTCTGATGATGACCAGAAAATACCTGAGCGGGTTCAGGTAGGTTCCATACTGAATCGCCACCGGCATGTTCTCGATAGGAAACATGAAGCCAGAGAGGAGGACGGCCGGTATGTAGAAAAGGAAGGTGGCCATCAGCGCCTGCTGCTGGGTCCTGGAAATAGTAGAAATAAAGAGCCCAACTCCCAATACCGAGAGTAGGTAGATCGCCGTGGAGAGAACAAGGAGTGGAATACTCCCTTTGATCGGGATGTCAAACCAGAAGACACCGATGGTTGTAACAAGTGCCATGTCGAAAAAACTGATGAGTGCAAAAGGGATTGTCTTCCCCAGCATCAATTCCACCGGTTTCAGCGGCGTAACCATCAACTGCTCCATGGTGCCGATCTCCCGCTCCCGCACCACTGCCATGGCAGTCAACAACAGGCAGGTGAGCATGATGATTATAGCGATGACCCCTGGCACATTGTAGTTTCTGCTCCGCAGATCAGGGTTGTACCAGGCCCGGGAGCGCAGGTCGATCCGTGCCGGTTTTACAACCCGTTGTATGCCGGCCCGAGTCCCGAATTCCTTGCCGAATCGGTTGATGACACGCGTAGAGTAGTCCATGGCAACGGATGCGGTATTCGAATCGGTTCCGTCCACAATCATCTGTACTTCTGTGGGAACACCTCGCGCCAAATCCCGACCGAATCCCTTATTTACCTGTAGCACGGCGAGAACCTTTCCCCGGTCGAGGAGGTCCCCCATCTCTTTTGCCGAAGAGGGGGTTCCAGTGATGATAAAGTAACCGGATGCTTCGAGCCGACGCCCCAGTTCCCGGCTTTCATAGGAGTGATCCAGGTCGTAGAAGGCGGTATTTATGCTTTTTACGTCAGTAGTGACCGCGTAGCCGAAAATGAGAAGCTGCAGGATCGGGGTAACAAAAATGATAGCCTTCATCCTTCGGTCCCGAAACACTTGACTGAACTCCTTGACCACCATTTCCTTGATCCGTTCGAACATATCACACGATCCTTTTCTTGAATTTCCTGACCGAAAGGGCGAAGGTCAGCAAGCCAAAAATTGTAAGAAGAATCGTTTCCGTTGCCAGCTGTCTGAGAGTGCTCCCTTTGAGAAAAATTCCCTTGAGAATCGCTACGAAATAACGGGCAGGGATGATTCTGGTCATATTCTGGAGTGGCAGCGGCATATTGCTGATGGCGTACATGAACCCTGACAGCAGGAAAGCCGGCAGAAAGCTGACTACCATGGCGATCTGGCTGGCAACCAGCTGTGACTTGGCAACAACCGAGATGAGTATTCCCAGAGAGAGACCTCCAAAAAGAAAGAGGGAAGTAAGGAAAGCGAGCAGTAACAGGCTCCCCCGCAATGGGACGTCGAAGATAAATACCGTCATGGCCACGGAAACGGCCACGTCGATAAAGCCGATGAAGAAGTAGGGCAGCAGTTTGCCGGCAATCAGCTCTGTGGTTTTTACCGGCGTGGCGATCAGCTGCTCCATGGTGCCCCGCTCCCATTCCCTGGCGATGGTTAGCGAGGTGAGCAGTGCCGCAATGACCGCCATGATTACCGCAATCAGTCCGGGAATGATGTAATTGCGCGATTTAAGCTCCGGATTGTACCAGACCCGCACCCTGGCATCTATGGGGGCGCGCGCTATTCCACCTGTAACCCGTTGGCCAAAGCGTTCCGTCACCCCCTCCAGATAACCGAGGGCAATGGTGGCTGTGTTGGAATCACTGCCGTCAACAACCACCTGCAGCGGAGCAACCTTTCCCCTTCGCAGATCCTCTGAGAAGTCAGCGGGGATCCAGAGCGCCACCTGCCCCCGGTTAGCGTCGAGCGCTGCATCAACATCCGAGGGACGATCCAAGATAGTGACAATCGTGAAGTATCCCGACTCCCGGAACTGGGCTACCAGCTCACGACTCAGGCTGCTTTTGTCCAGATCGTAAACCACGGTCCTCAGGTTGTTCACGTCCATGGTAATGGCGTAGCCGAAGATCAACAGCAGGATCACCGGCATGAGGAACGCCATGGCCAGACTCAGGGGATCACGGAGCACCTGGATCAGCTCTTTTTTTGCTATGGCGCGGACGCGGATAAGTTTCATATCACGACACCTCGATCAGGGTTACAAACACATCTTCCAGCGACGGGACGATCTTTTCGATGCGGACGACCTTTAGCCCCGCTTTGACGAGTGATTCCCTGATCCGTTGGGACTCCTGCCCAGCGTCAGTCACGGTGGCATGCAGGACGCTGCCGAAAATGGCTGTTTCGATGCCGCTCTGTTCAAGGACTTCCAGCGCATCCACCACCTGCTCAACCTCGATTTCCAGAACATCCCTTTCCATATACTCCTGCTTCAGGGTGGTCGGTGTCCCTTCGGCGATGATCTTCCCCCGGTAAATGAGGGCCAACCGGTCGCAATATTCCGCTTCGTCCATGTAGTGAGTGGTAACAAAGATGGTTTTTCCCTCCCGGGACATGGCATAGATGAGCCGCCAGAAATTGCGCCGGGAGATTGGGTCAACCCCCGAGGTCGGCTCGTCGAGAAAGATGATGGGAGGTTCGTGAAGGATGGCGCAGCCGAGCGCCAGCCGTTGTTTGAAGCCGCCCGAGAGGGTTTTGGTCAGAGCTCCCCGCCGGTCCGCGATCCCCGCCATCTCCAGGACCCATTCCTTCCGATCACGTTTCTTCTCCTTGGGAACCCGGTAGATGCCACTGAAGAAGTTAATGTTCTCCTCCACCGTCAGGTCGTCGTAGAGGGAAAACTTCTGGGACATGTAACCGATATTCTTCTTGATCTCTTCCGCCTCGGTCATGATGTTGAATCCTCCCACTGTCCCACTACCGGCGGAGGGGGTGAGGAGACCGCACAGCATCTTGATGGTTGTCGATTTGCCGGCTCCGTTGGGACCGAGGAAACCGAAGATTTCTCCCCTTCCAACCTTGAGGCTGATCTGGTCCACGGCAGTGAAGTCGCCGAAAACACGAGTCAACCCGGCAAATTCTACTGCTGTTTCGATATGGTTCATGGCTCCTCCACCATGGCGATGAAGACATCCTCCAGGGAAGGGAGGATCGATCGATGATCCCGGACAATAATCCCTTCTTTCTGAAGCCTGTCGATGACTCCATCCAGCGCTTCGCTCCGCTCCAGGGCGACATGAAGGCGGTCGCCGTAGATGCTCACGCTACGAACCCCCGGACAGCCCCTTGCGATCTCCTCGGCCGTGCGCGCATCCCCGGTCCATAGTTCCACCATGGGAAAGCCGAGGGAACCCTTGATCCGTGCAGGGCTGCCGTCGATCAGAATCTTTCCCCGGTGCATGAGGCCAACCCGTGTGCAGCGCTCCGCCTCGTCCAGGTAGGCAGTGGAGACGAAGATGGTAATCCCGTCCTTCAGTAGGCCGTAAAGGATACGCCAGAAGTCCCGCCGTGAAACCGGATCAACCCCGTTGGTCGGTTCGTCGAGGAAGAGAATCTCAGGGGTGTGGATCAGGGCACAGGCAAGACCGAGCTTCTGCTTCATCCCTCCGGAAAGCTTTCCGGCCAGTCTTCCTTTGAAAGGGGTCAGGTTGGAAAAACCCAGAAGCCGCTCGATCCGCTCCGGACGTTCATTCTGTGGGACTTCGTAGAGGTCGGCATAGAAGATGATATTCTCCATGACGGTGAGATCTTCATAGAGGCCGAACTTTTGAGACATATAGCCGATCCGTTCCTTGATCCGCTCCCCTTCCTTCAGAACCGAGTGACCCG of Geobacter sp. contains these proteins:
- a CDS encoding thioredoxin family protein, whose translation is MKIEVLGTGCVDCITLYENTKKALAESGKTGEVVKVEGIATMLKYGILSPPALVIDGQVKSSSELLSVAAIKELL
- a CDS encoding cytochrome c biogenesis protein CcdA, with translation MTFVENIEQIIAAYPLLAFGAVFLAGVVSSASPCVLSTIPLVVGFVGGYSDGDRWKAFRYSLMFIVGLSLTFTAFGAAAGLLGTVFGVVDGWWYAAAGAVALVMGGQLMGLYDLRLPIKRDFKPKQGGIIGAFMLGLFFGLVSSPCATPVMVVLLTVVTGKGQVLYGIMLMFSYAVGHCLLMLAAGTFTGFVEAFAKNRGVINFSNWSRKASGCIISLAGAWFIWQAF
- a CDS encoding ATP-binding cassette domain-containing protein, which encodes MDTNTAAIKAEALTKTFNGNIALDSLTLEIKKGELFGLVGPDGAGKTTTMRLLTAIMEPTSGDAWVAGHSVLKEGERIKERIGYMSQKFGLYEDLTVMENIIFYADLYEVPQNERPERIERLLGFSNLTPFKGRLAGKLSGGMKQKLGLACALIHTPEILFLDEPTNGVDPVSRRDFWRILYGLLKDGITIFVSTAYLDEAERCTRVGLMHRGKILIDGSPARIKGSLGFPMVELWTGDARTAEEIARGCPGVRSVSIYGDRLHVALERSEALDGVIDRLQKEGIIVRDHRSILPSLEDVFIAMVEEP
- a CDS encoding ABC transporter permease subunit; translation: MKLIRVRAIAKKELIQVLRDPLSLAMAFLMPVILLLIFGYAITMDVNNLRTVVYDLDKSSLSRELVAQFRESGYFTIVTILDRPSDVDAALDANRGQVALWIPADFSEDLRRGKVAPLQVVVDGSDSNTATIALGYLEGVTERFGQRVTGGIARAPIDARVRVWYNPELKSRNYIIPGLIAVIMAVIAALLTSLTIAREWERGTMEQLIATPVKTTELIAGKLLPYFFIGFIDVAVSVAMTVFIFDVPLRGSLLLLAFLTSLFLFGGLSLGILISVVAKSQLVASQIAMVVSFLPAFLLSGFMYAISNMPLPLQNMTRIIPARYFVAILKGIFLKGSTLRQLATETILLTIFGLLTFALSVRKFKKRIV
- a CDS encoding ABC transporter permease subunit, yielding MFERIKEMVVKEFSQVFRDRRMKAIIFVTPILQLLIFGYAVTTDVKSINTAFYDLDHSYESRELGRRLEASGYFIITGTPSSAKEMGDLLDRGKVLAVLQVNKGFGRDLARGVPTEVQMIVDGTDSNTASVAMDYSTRVINRFGKEFGTRAGIQRVVKPARIDLRSRAWYNPDLRSRNYNVPGVIAIIIMLTCLLLTAMAVVREREIGTMEQLMVTPLKPVELMLGKTIPFALISFFDMALVTTIGVFWFDIPIKGSIPLLVLSTAIYLLSVLGVGLFISTISRTQQQALMATFLFYIPAVLLSGFMFPIENMPVAIQYGTYLNPLRYFLVIIRGIFLKGNGIDILWPQMAALLLLGVVVITTSSLRFRKRLR
- a CDS encoding thioredoxin fold domain-containing protein, producing the protein MKPIVTIITMLLLFAGVANAELPAATATAVNQALSSSKPTLIDFGLRTCNVCKKMAPYLESLSNEYRGRANILFIDVRSDQAMAQKFRVQMLPTQIFINPQGKEVQRHTGFMDKEGIIKGLKSAGLK
- a CDS encoding ATP-binding cassette domain-containing protein: MNHIETAVEFAGLTRVFGDFTAVDQISLKVGRGEIFGFLGPNGAGKSTTIKMLCGLLTPSAGSGTVGGFNIMTEAEEIKKNIGYMSQKFSLYDDLTVEENINFFSGIYRVPKEKKRDRKEWVLEMAGIADRRGALTKTLSGGFKQRLALGCAILHEPPIIFLDEPTSGVDPISRRNFWRLIYAMSREGKTIFVTTHYMDEAEYCDRLALIYRGKIIAEGTPTTLKQEYMERDVLEIEVEQVVDALEVLEQSGIETAIFGSVLHATVTDAGQESQRIRESLVKAGLKVVRIEKIVPSLEDVFVTLIEVS
- a CDS encoding PAS domain S-box protein; protein product: MDRLLNQLVNDAPDAILVSDQKGVIRYWNSGAEQMFGHTAAEAIGQSLDLIIPENLRGRHWEGYWRVMATGETKYKTGLLSSPGVRKDGARVSLEFSMVLLRDEDGVMAGCASIMRDVTERWKKEKELKERLAICEAKLPG